A single Actinomadura algeriensis DNA region contains:
- a CDS encoding carboxymuconolactone decarboxylase family protein has protein sequence MTVRTRFDVHAAAPAVHAAMAAFDAAAAAGLDPSVAELVRVRASQLNGCAMCLSMHTGAARRAGEDERRLRALASWRGSPLFGRAERAALALAEAMTAIGGGVPDGVFAEARDEFGDAGLAHLMWTIAAINAWNRVGVAASADEANGPGNQI, from the coding sequence ATGACCGTGCGAACGAGGTTCGACGTGCACGCCGCCGCGCCGGCCGTGCACGCCGCGATGGCGGCGTTCGACGCCGCGGCGGCCGCGGGGCTCGACCCGTCCGTCGCCGAACTGGTGCGCGTCCGGGCGTCCCAGCTGAACGGGTGCGCGATGTGCCTGTCGATGCACACCGGGGCCGCGCGGCGGGCCGGGGAGGACGAGCGCCGCCTGCGGGCGCTCGCGTCGTGGCGCGGCAGCCCGCTGTTCGGCCGCGCCGAACGTGCGGCGCTGGCGCTGGCGGAGGCGATGACGGCGATCGGCGGCGGGGTCCCGGACGGGGTGTTCGCCGAGGCCCGCGACGAGTTCGGCGACGCGGGCCTCGCGCACCTGATGTGGACGATCGCCGCGATCAACGCGTGGAACCGCGTGGGCGTCGCCGCCTCCGCCGACGAGGCGAACGGTCCCGGTAATCAAATATGA